In one Neobacillus sp. WH10 genomic region, the following are encoded:
- a CDS encoding NarK family nitrate/nitrite MFS transporter codes for MARINYWNPEDEKFWNTEGKKHARRNLWISVPSLMLAFIVWQIWSVVAVRLNDIGFHFTEEQLFTLAAIPGLVGATLRFVYTFAVGSIGGKNWTVISTAVLAIPAIGIGFAVQNPETPFSIMLLLAALCGLGGGNFSSSSANISFFFPKKEKGTALGINGGLGNMGVSVVQFVTPLIITSGTFALIGDKQVLANGQEVWLQNAAFIWVIPIVIMTLLAFFKMDNVPGAKQSVADQFVIVKRKHTWIMTVLYVATFGSFIGYSAAFPLLLKSQFPEHLSLAFLGALVAAAARPVGGWMADKLGGARVTAYVLVIMGIGAAGVIYFINNKQFAGFLIAFLVLFLASGIGSGSTFQMIPTIFIPKEAAPVIGFSAAFAAYGSFFIPKLFGWSVNTTGTPVTAFYFFIGFYVISFGVNWYFYQRKGTGAKSLAKQVG; via the coding sequence ATGGCCCGAATTAATTATTGGAATCCAGAAGACGAAAAGTTCTGGAATACTGAAGGAAAAAAACATGCAAGAAGAAACTTATGGATCTCCGTTCCATCTTTGATGCTCGCATTTATCGTTTGGCAGATATGGTCTGTAGTTGCTGTTAGACTTAATGATATTGGCTTCCATTTTACCGAAGAACAATTATTTACCCTTGCGGCAATCCCAGGACTAGTTGGTGCAACACTGCGCTTTGTTTATACATTTGCAGTTGGATCTATAGGCGGAAAGAACTGGACAGTTATTTCAACAGCCGTTCTTGCGATTCCTGCAATCGGTATTGGTTTTGCTGTCCAAAATCCAGAGACACCTTTTTCGATTATGCTTTTACTTGCAGCACTTTGCGGTCTTGGCGGCGGGAACTTTTCATCCTCCTCAGCCAATATAAGTTTTTTCTTTCCGAAAAAGGAAAAAGGAACTGCACTTGGAATTAATGGCGGTTTAGGAAACATGGGTGTGTCAGTTGTTCAATTCGTCACACCATTAATTATTACTTCAGGTACTTTTGCACTTATTGGCGACAAACAAGTACTAGCAAATGGCCAGGAAGTTTGGTTACAAAACGCAGCATTTATCTGGGTAATCCCAATTGTGATAATGACTTTGCTTGCCTTCTTTAAAATGGATAATGTTCCAGGAGCAAAACAATCAGTAGCAGACCAATTTGTGATTGTAAAACGGAAACACACTTGGATCATGACTGTTCTTTACGTAGCAACATTTGGATCTTTTATCGGATATTCAGCGGCATTCCCGTTATTATTAAAATCTCAATTCCCTGAACACCTCTCCCTTGCCTTTCTTGGTGCTTTAGTGGCAGCAGCTGCAAGACCAGTCGGGGGCTGGATGGCTGACAAACTTGGTGGTGCAAGAGTTACAGCATATGTATTAGTCATCATGGGAATCGGGGCAGCAGGTGTTATTTACTTCATAAATAATAAACAGTTTGCAGGATTCTTAATTGCTTTCTTGGTATTATTCTTAGCATCTGGGATTGGTTCTGGTTCAACATTCCAAATGATTCCAACAATCTTCATCCCAAAAGAAGCAGCACCAGTTATCGGATTTTCAGCGGCATTCGCTGCCTATGGCTCATTCTTTATTCCAAAGCTTTTTGGGTGGTCTGTTAATACGACTGGCACACCAGTTACAGCTTTCTACTTCTTTATCGGATTCTATGTGATCTCTTTTGGAGTCAACTGGTACTTTTATCAAAGAAAAGGTACAGGTGCAAAATCATTAGCAAAACAAGTTGGA